The Archaeoglobaceae archaeon genomic sequence AGGTCCTTCTGTATTCAAGATCTTGAAGAACCCCTCTTTGACTTCAGTAGCTCTTCCACAGCCAATGCTACAGCCCCAGCACGCAATTCTTTTTCTGAGAAATTCCTTTGCAAGTCTTTCACCGCTTATTTCGTCAGCTTTTTCATTGTAAGCTTTCTGCCAGTTCTTAAACGGCAAACCACCGGCGTTGTTGATCACGTTTACAAGCACAGCTGTGCCATATTTTGGCAATCCTGTGCTGGTTATCGGGTTTGCCTTAAGCTTTTCTAAAGCTTCCTTGGAAGCTTGCTTGAATTCTTCAGCTTTTACAGGCTCTGGTTTCTTTTTTCCAGAAACAACTATAGCTTTTAGCTTCTTTGAACCCATGACCGCTCCTACTCCAGTTCTGCCAGCTGCTCTGTGTTCGTCGTTCATTATTGAAGCAAAGTAGACAAGGTTCTCGCCAGCTGGTCCAATGCAGGCTACACTGCCATCATTAGCGAGGGCTTTTGTTGTGTCGAAAACGTTAAGCCCCCATAACTTCTTTGCAGACTTGATTTCAGCTCCATCTTCGTTTACATCAAGATAAACTGGCTCCTCACTTTTTCCTTCAATAACAATTGCATCATATCCAGCGAATTTAATGAACGGCCCGAACTTTCCACCGCTGTTTGCAGAAGCAACACTTCCAGTAAGCGGACTCCTCAAAGCCATCACGTGATATCTTCCAGACTCAGGAAATCCTACAACGCCTGTCGCTGGACCTGTAGCAAAAATGAGCACATTTTCTTCTCCAAAGGCATCGATGTCTCTTGCGGAAATTCCGAGTTTTTCGTATTCCATTAGATAATCGTAAAGAAGCCTTAAAGCATATCCTTTCCCGCCGAGATATTTCTTTGCTATCTCCATGTCTGTCTTCGTTTCCTTAACGCTGTTCTCGCTCAAATTCACCTTCAAAATTTTTCCCATGTATCCCATAAAATCACCAAATCTTCATAGGAATTCCAAGATTATATCACTTTCGTTCGTGAATAAACAGAATTTGAAAATGTTTATCTATACGAAATCAAACAGTTTTCATGTTCGCAGTTCCAAGAATTGAATATGGCGAAAAGGCTCTTGAAAGCCTAAAGAATGACAATTTCGGCAGAGTGCTCGTTTTTACAGACAAAAATCTTAGAAAGCTTGGTTATCTCGAATACCTGATTCCAAATTTAAATGCGGAAAAAATAGAGGTCTTTGATGAGATCGAAGGTGAGCCAGATGTTCGTTTAGCGTTAAAATGCTCTGAATTTGCAAGGAATTTTGATCCTGAAGTTATAATAGCCCTTGGTGGTGGTAGCGTTATAGATCTTGCCAAATTTGCAAGAGTTGGGATGGAAGTTAATGTTGAGCCAAAGGAAGTTAAGGTTAAGCTAAATCTCAGAGCTTTAGGATTTAAGAAGAAGGCTAAGCTAATAACGGTGCCAACCACAAGCGGTAGTGGTGCGGACGCAACTCTGGCGGTGATGCTGAAAGAGGGCAATTCGAAGATCTCCGCAATACACTTCGATTTAATTCCAGACATGACGATTCTCGATTATAGACTTGTAGAAAAGATGCCGAAAAGGCTTGTTGCAAGCACTGGCATAGATGCTTTGGCTCATGCAATCGAGGCTTATCTAACAAAGCTTCACAATGAATTGTCGGACTTATTTGCCCTAAGGGCGACTGAGCTAATTCTAAGCAATCTGGAAAAGTCTTACGATGGAGATCTAAAGGCAAGGGCTATAATGCATCTCTCAGCAACAATGGCTGGAATTGCGATCAACAATTCCCAGCTTGGCGCTGTTCACGCTTTAGCCCATGCTTTCGGAACCGCTTTCAGCGTGGATCACAGCCTAAGCATTGCGTTATTCCTTCCAAAGGTGCTGGAAGCCTATATTCCCGAGCAAAGACTTGAAGAGCTATCGAACAGACTTGGATTCAGAAGCTCGGCGGAATTTGTCAAAAGGATTGAGGAACTGATTGAAAACTTATCTTTGCCTTTAAAAGCTTCGGAGCTCGTAAAAGAAGATCTGCCTTCGAAACTCGAACCGCTTGTGGATTCAGCGATGAAAGATCTTAGCTTTAGATTTGCTCCGAAGGCTTTAAGCAAAGAACAAGTATTTGGCATCTTCAAGCATACTTTTTAAATTTTTATAAAATTTGCAAATTCTGAAAATTCAGAAAATTTTAAGAACTGAGAAAAAACTAAAACTGTGAGCTGTAGAATTTGCAAACTCGAAGCAGTGGTGAGTATCGACAATCGAGGACAAATTTTGCTCCCGAAAGAGCTCCGTGAGAGAGCAGAGCTTAAAGCGGGAGATAAGCTTGCAATTCTTTCTGCATGTGACGAAAATGGAAAAGTTTGCTGTCTGATCTTTATGCGGGCGGAAGTTATAGAGAATCTCGCTGTTGAAAGGCTCTCTCCAACGCTAAAAGCAGTATTTGGAGGTGATTAAATGCAAAAAAGAGAGCTTAGTTTAATCGAGAAATATCTAACAATTTGGATCTTCTTAGCCATAATCTTTGGTGTGGCTTTGGGCTACGTTTACCCAGAGATCTCGATAATACTCTCAGCCATGAGCATCGACACAACTTCGATACCAATAGCGATCGGTTTGATTTTGATGATGTATCCACCGCTTGCTAAAGTAAAATACGAAGAAATGGGCAAAGTATTTAGGAATTTAAAGCTTCTCAGCTTTTCTCTGACTCAGAACTGGATTGTTGGACCAATTGTGATGTTCCTTCTTGCCATAGCTTTGCTTCGCGATTTGCCAGAGTTCATGATGGGTGTGATTCTCGTTGGCTTGGCAAGATGCATTGCAATGGTTATAGTGTGGAACGAGCTTGCCGAAGGAGACAGAGAGCTTGCTGTAGGCTTGGTTGCTTTCAACGCATTATTCCAGATCCTTTTCTATGCGGTCTACATCTACATCTTCATAACCTTGGCTTTGACCAAGTTAGGGCTTGCTGAAGGTGTAAACGCTGAAGTCAGCATTGTTGATGCTGCAAAAACCGTTTTCATTTACCTTGGCATTCCCTTCATCGCTGGAATTATAACGAGGTTCACGAGTTTCAGATTAAAGGGCAAGGAATGGTTTGAAAATGTTTTGGCGCCGAAGATCAGTCCTATAACACCAATTGCCTTGCTTTTCACTATCGTTGTTATGTTCTCGCTCAAAGGAGAATACATCGTCGAACTGCCTTACAATGTTTTGAGGGTTGCGATTCCCTTAGCGCTTTACTTCCTGATCATGTGGTTTGCAACTTTCTTCATAGCCTACAAGCTCGGCGTTGATTACCCCAAGACGACTGCGGTTTCATTCACAGCTGCAAGCAACGACTTCGAGCTGGCAATAGCGGTTGCAATTGCGATCTGGGGGATAAACAGTGATCAGGCTTTTGCAACTGTAATTGGACCGCTGATAGAAGTTCCAGTGCTGATAAGCCTCGTCAACGTTGCCCTGAAGTTCAGGGAGAAGTTCTATGGCATCAAAACATAATTTTTACTCTGCATTGAACCATTCATAATCCAGCTTCCATTTGTGATAGTTGTAATCCAAGAAGTGCAGAACTCCGCTTGCAATTGTGGAAAGGAACAGATAGACGAAATCTTGAAATAGAAAAATCAAAAATATCCAAGGAAAAAGCAAAAGAAATATGTGAGTAATTTTAGCTTTTTCGTAGTTTTCTTCTAAATTTTCGGGCTTTTCAGGGTTTAAAAGCATTTTAAATGCCAATGCGGTTAGAAAACTGCAGGCAAATGAAACTTCGCTGGCATTTTTCCCTCTTTTTGTCTCTAAAACCAAGTTTTTAAAATCGTGTGGATAGCATTTTGTCTCCTTTGCAATCTTTACTGCTTTGAGGTCGACTGAGAATTCAAAGCTTTCTCTTTCCTCATGCGCAGATTCTGAACGGTAGCTGAAGATCCAGAGTTTTTCTGTAGGATCAACTGCGTAATCTTGCAGGTAATGAATCGCCCTTCCAAGAGGTTCGTAGAAACTCTCTCCTCTCATATACTGTTTTCTCGCCCTTTTTAAGTGCTCCAGAGCGTAATCAATAGCCATTACATCGTGATGCGGAACTCTTCTTCTGTAAACTCTCCTTCTTCCAGAAGCCCAGTAGTAATCAGGATCTTTGTCTGGCAGAATGCTTGCTTGAGCTATCTCCCTGCAGTTTTTAAGCATGAAGTGTCTGCAAATCTCGGATGTAATCCTAATATGGTCTTTCCATTTCACATAGAGAGTGGAGAAGGTAAGATATCTCGTTTACTGTGTGGTGTAAAGATAACTTTTTTAATCGTGTTAACTATAAAACCTAAAAGCCCCGTGGGGTAGTGGTCAATCCTGCCGGCCTTTGGAGCCGGTGACGCCGGTTCGAATCCGGCCGGGGCTATCTTTTATGGTCTGGTTAATTTTAATTAATTGTTGTTGCTAATAAAGAGAGCTTAAGAGCCATACATTCCAATTTTTAAAACTATTTTTCATTAAATTAAACCTTAGATCAAAAACTATTTAAACATGAGATATTCCCAGAGTTATGATGTATCGAATTGTTAAGAAAGAAGATCTAGCTCCGACTATTAAAAAATTTGATATCCATGCACCATTGATAGCAAAAAAGGCAAAACCGGGCCAGTTTGTTATGATCAGAATCGATGAAAAAGGTGAAAGGATTCCGCTAACAATCGTTGACGCTTCCCCTGAAAGGGGAACGATTACAATTGCAGCTCTCGAAGTTGGAAAAACAACAAAGAAGCTGAATTCTATGAAAGAAGGCGATTATATCGCAAACGTTGCTGGTCCACTTGGAAATCCAGCTGAAATTGCCTATTATGGCACCGTTGCATGTGTAGGCGGTGGAGTGGGGATTGCATGCATATATCCTGAAGTGAAGGCATTCAAAAAGGCGGGAAACTATGTAATCTCGATACTTGGAGCAAGAACTAAAGAAATGCTGATCCTGAAGAATGAAATAAAAGAGTGGAGCGATGAGCTTTACGTTGCAACAGATGACGGCTCCGAAGGCTTCCATGGCTTCGTTCATTTGTTACTCAAAAAGCTGATCGAGGAGGGAAAGCGGTTCGATCTCGTGGTTGCAGTTGGTCCTGTGCCGATGATGAAAGCTGTAGCTGAGACCACAAAGCCCTATGGCATTAAGACGATCGTTAGCCTTAATCCGATAATGGTAGACGGCACTGGGATGTGCGGATGCTGTAGAGTTGAAGTTGGAGGCAAAACGAAGTTCGCCTGCGTTGACGGTCCAGAATTCGACGCTCATGAGGTTGACTTTGACCTGCTGATGGCAAGAAACAGGAGATTCGTTGAAGAAGAACGCTTGGCTTTAAAGAAGTTCGAAGAAAGCTGTGCGTGTGGAAGGTGATTGAAATGGCAAAAGTAAGAGAAACAAAGGTTCCGATGCCTGAGCAACCGCCTGAGGAGAGAATAAAGAACTTCAAAGAGGTTCCGCTTGGCTACACTCCAGAGATGGCAATGGAGGAAGCAAAGAGGTGTCTACAGTGCAAGCCAAGGAAGGGAAAGGAATTTCCGCCTTGTGTTGAAGGCTGTCCGGTGAATGTTAACATTCCAGAATTCATAAAGGCTATTAAGGAAGGAAGATTTGATGACGCGATAAAGATCATCAAGGACAAGAACAGCCTACCCGCAATAACGGGTAGAGTCTGTCCTTACGAGAATCAGTGCGAAGGAAACTGCACTCTCGGCAAAAAGCATGAACCTGTTGGCATAGGAAGACTTGAAAGATTTGCAGCAGATTACGAAAGAGCTAAAGGTTTTACAATTCCTGAAAAACCAAAGCCAAATGGCAAAAAAGTTGCCATAATTGGTTCAGGACCAGCAGGGCTTACTGCTGCGGCGGATCTTGCAAAGAAGGGTTACGATGTGACAGTATTTGAGGCGTTGCATGAGCCCGGTGGAGTTCTTGTTTACGGCATTCCTGAATTCAGGCTACCGAAAGAGATCGTGAGATACGAGGTTGAATACATAAAAGCCTTGGGCGTCAAGATTCTTACAGATGTTGTTGTGGGGAAAACGATCACCTTAGAGGAACTGCTGAACGAATACGATGCTGTTTTCATAGGCACAGGCGCTGGATTGCCGAATTTCATGAACATTCCCGGAGAGAATCTCAATGGAATTTACTCTGCAAATGAGTTTCTTACAAGGCTAAATCTGATGAAAGCTTATGATTTCCCCAACTACGATACCCCGATAAAGGTTGGCAACAGAGTTGCAGTTATTGGTGGAGGAAATGTTGCGATGGATTGTGCAAGATGGGCTCGAAGACTTGGCAAGGAGGTCTATATCGTTTATCGCAGAACCGAAGCGGAGATGCCCGCAAGAAAAGAAGAGATCGAGCGTGCAAAAGAAGAGGGTGTGAAGTTCCTACTCCTGACGGCTCCGATAAGATATATCGGCGACGAAAAAGGGTGGGTAAAGCAGATGGAATGTATAAAGTTTGAACTCGGAGAGCCTGATGCTTCAGGAAGAAGAAGACCTGTGCCAATAAAGGGTTCGGAGTTTATAATGGACATTGACACAGTTGTGGTTGCAATCGGACAAAGTCCGAATCCATTGGTTCCGCAGACAACTCCAAAGCTTAAGACGACGAAGTGG encodes the following:
- the gltA gene encoding NADPH-dependent glutamate synthase, coding for MAKVRETKVPMPEQPPEERIKNFKEVPLGYTPEMAMEEAKRCLQCKPRKGKEFPPCVEGCPVNVNIPEFIKAIKEGRFDDAIKIIKDKNSLPAITGRVCPYENQCEGNCTLGKKHEPVGIGRLERFAADYERAKGFTIPEKPKPNGKKVAIIGSGPAGLTAAADLAKKGYDVTVFEALHEPGGVLVYGIPEFRLPKEIVRYEVEYIKALGVKILTDVVVGKTITLEELLNEYDAVFIGTGAGLPNFMNIPGENLNGIYSANEFLTRLNLMKAYDFPNYDTPIKVGNRVAVIGGGNVAMDCARWARRLGKEVYIVYRRTEAEMPARKEEIERAKEEGVKFLLLTAPIRYIGDEKGWVKQMECIKFELGEPDASGRRRPVPIKGSEFIMDIDTVVVAIGQSPNPLVPQTTPKLKTTKWGTIEVDEELRTSVERVWAGGDIVRGDSTVILAMGDGRKASLSIDKYLSSPDRKWEFKGKAELKDKS
- a CDS encoding aldehyde ferredoxin oxidoreductase family protein, which encodes MGYMGKILKVNLSENSVKETKTDMEIAKKYLGGKGYALRLLYDYLMEYEKLGISARDIDAFGEENVLIFATGPATGVVGFPESGRYHVMALRSPLTGSVASANSGGKFGPFIKFAGYDAIVIEGKSEEPVYLDVNEDGAEIKSAKKLWGLNVFDTTKALANDGSVACIGPAGENLVYFASIMNDEHRAAGRTGVGAVMGSKKLKAIVVSGKKKPEPVKAEEFKQASKEALEKLKANPITSTGLPKYGTAVLVNVINNAGGLPFKNWQKAYNEKADEISGERLAKEFLRKRIACWGCSIGCGRATEVKEGFFKILNTEGPEYESIWALGNDTAVMQLEAVIKANHLCDELGLDTITMGSTIACAMELYEKGYVKPEDLQGMDLSFGNASALVDAVWRTAYKAGFGKYLALGSKRLAELFGAPELSMSVKGMEMPAYDPRAIKGIGLNYATANRGGCHVTGYTIAPEITGFPTKLDPLKYEGKAEWVKIFQDFTSVVNSTVNCLFSTFALGAGDYAKLLSAVTGWEISESGLMKIGERIYNLERLIMNKFGFDAKDDALPKRLLTEALPDGVAKGQVVDPQKFEEMKQEYYKLRGWVNGMPTKEKLKELEIP
- a CDS encoding HgcAB-associated protein, with the protein product MSCRICKLEAVVSIDNRGQILLPKELRERAELKAGDKLAILSACDENGKVCCLIFMRAEVIENLAVERLSPTLKAVFGGD
- a CDS encoding sulfide/dihydroorotate dehydrogenase-like FAD/NAD-binding protein, yielding MMYRIVKKEDLAPTIKKFDIHAPLIAKKAKPGQFVMIRIDEKGERIPLTIVDASPERGTITIAALEVGKTTKKLNSMKEGDYIANVAGPLGNPAEIAYYGTVACVGGGVGIACIYPEVKAFKKAGNYVISILGARTKEMLILKNEIKEWSDELYVATDDGSEGFHGFVHLLLKKLIEEGKRFDLVVAVGPVPMMKAVAETTKPYGIKTIVSLNPIMVDGTGMCGCCRVEVGGKTKFACVDGPEFDAHEVDFDLLMARNRRFVEEERLALKKFEESCACGR
- a CDS encoding iron-containing alcohol dehydrogenase, encoding MFAVPRIEYGEKALESLKNDNFGRVLVFTDKNLRKLGYLEYLIPNLNAEKIEVFDEIEGEPDVRLALKCSEFARNFDPEVIIALGGGSVIDLAKFARVGMEVNVEPKEVKVKLNLRALGFKKKAKLITVPTTSGSGADATLAVMLKEGNSKISAIHFDLIPDMTILDYRLVEKMPKRLVASTGIDALAHAIEAYLTKLHNELSDLFALRATELILSNLEKSYDGDLKARAIMHLSATMAGIAINNSQLGAVHALAHAFGTAFSVDHSLSIALFLPKVLEAYIPEQRLEELSNRLGFRSSAEFVKRIEELIENLSLPLKASELVKEDLPSKLEPLVDSAMKDLSFRFAPKALSKEQVFGIFKHTF
- the arsB gene encoding ACR3 family arsenite efflux transporter yields the protein MQKRELSLIEKYLTIWIFLAIIFGVALGYVYPEISIILSAMSIDTTSIPIAIGLILMMYPPLAKVKYEEMGKVFRNLKLLSFSLTQNWIVGPIVMFLLAIALLRDLPEFMMGVILVGLARCIAMVIVWNELAEGDRELAVGLVAFNALFQILFYAVYIYIFITLALTKLGLAEGVNAEVSIVDAAKTVFIYLGIPFIAGIITRFTSFRLKGKEWFENVLAPKISPITPIALLFTIVVMFSLKGEYIVELPYNVLRVAIPLALYFLIMWFATFFIAYKLGVDYPKTTAVSFTAASNDFELAIAVAIAIWGINSDQAFATVIGPLIEVPVLISLVNVALKFREKFYGIKT